A region of Theileria annulata chromosome 2, complete sequence, *** SEQUENCING IN PROGRESS *** DNA encodes the following proteins:
- a CDS encoding uncharacterized protein (chr2.C.cand.270 - score = 17.25): MNDSLNEQLNELGHHVSCLYVSSGEQLDDIFRLQYLLPYSRFVNDMRGISINVGNFFSSFLPILDSFVIGPTNLINPKDYLSHFNKLSVADLLDISKSDQTISDWKDLRNRYLASGINLEDIGLFRSSVELHNDLLQELVNRTSDFDKPQKHSEANRFLQLGVSKQRKNKGNNLLH, encoded by the exons ATGAATGATTCATTAAACGAACAGCTTAATGAGCTAGGGCATCACGTTTCATGTTTGTACGTAAGCTCGGGGGAACAACTTGACGATATATTTCgtttacaatatttattgCCTTA TTCAAGGTTTGTAAATGATATGCGTGGGATTTCCATAAACGTTGGCAACTTcttttcatcatttttaCCGATTCTTGATTCCTTCGTTATTGGACccacaaatttaataaatccaAAGGACTACCTTtcacattttaataaactcTCAG ttgCTGATCTTTTGGATATTTCAAAGTCAGACCAGACTATCTCTGACTGGAAGGACCTGAGAAACAGATACTTGGCCTCTGGGATTAACCTGGAGGATATTGGACTCTTTAGAAGTTCCGTTGAGCTCCACAACGACTTACTTCAGGAACTGGTTAACCGCACTTCAGACTTTG ATAAACCACAAAAACACTCTGAGGCTAACCGCTTTTTGCAACTAGGAGTCTCTAAGCAAAGAAAAAACAAAGGTAACAATCTACTCCactaa
- a CDS encoding uncharacterized protein (chr2.C.cand.271 - hypothetical protein, conserved, mal4p2.40), whose product MSLPNWKGLLKWSLSKVDPKRKDEVKQMSKEDLEFLEGALSSVNEHEKQVANSVSEVNRISKAFMTSENGENKNKEIEFDKKVLLESMQKLEEYFEEHPSNATSLARQGLLESFTLLLKSDDMEVLSSTLSIISCSFSNNESVLEEASKTQLVPNLLKLKNKLKDTQLEPRLITAISSSIRNCRRAEQLFVTLGGLSYLKDSLESTNLKTRERAILLFNHFISLDKASRLIMATLNPYKILNLLLPLDPENNGIQFTELSCTLVFLILQKHSNAFTGEELNEVSKVLDRELQSLGSLNAVDYEKAKQIEHLLICYPKGGIIFLPFDTVLEI is encoded by the exons atgtCTCTACCCAACTGGAAAGGCCTCCTGAAATGGTCACTCTCCAAAGTGGACCCGAAAAGGAAAG aCGAAGTGAAACAAATGTCTAAGGAGGATTTGGAGTTCCTTGAAGGAGCTTTATCTTCAGTAAATGAACATGAAAAACAGGTTGCAAACTCAGTTTCAGAGGTCAATAGGATCTCTAAGGCGTTTATGACATCAGAAAACGGagaaaataagaataaagAAATAGAGTTTGATAAAAAGGTTCTGTTGGAGTCTATGCAGAAACTAGAGGAGTACTTTGAAGAACACCCTAGCAATGCTACAAGTCTTGCTAGACAAGGACTCCTAGAATCTTTCACTCTTTTATTAAAGAGTGATGATATGGAAGTGTTGTCTTCAACCCTCTCT ATTATTTCATGTTCTTTCTCAAACAACGAGTCTGTTCTTGAGGAGGCCTCCAAAACTCAGCTGGTTCCCAACCTCCTcaaactaaaaaataagtTAAAGGACACTCAACTCGAGCCCAGGCTTATAACTGCCATCTCATCGTCAATTAGAAACTGCAGGAGAGCTGAACAGCTCTTTGTTACACTGGGTGGACTATCTTACTTAAAGGATTCTCTTGAAAGTACTAACCTAAAGACTAGGGAACGGGCTATTCTTCTCTTCAACCACTTCATATCACTAGACAAGGCTAGTCGACTGATAATGGCAACATTAAATCCctacaaaatattaaacttgCTTTTACCTCTAGACCCTGAAAATAATG GGATTCAATTTACCGAATTATCCTGTACTCTAGTCTTCCTAATTCTTCAGAAACATTC TAATGCATTTACCGGCGAAGAGTTGAATGAGGTGTCCAAGGTCCTGGACAGGGAACTCCAATCTCTTGGGTCACTAAACGCAGTTGATTATGAAAAAGCAAAACAAAT TGAACATTTACTTATTTGTTACCCTAAAGGGGGGAT aatcTTTCTGCCTTTTGACACTGTATTAGAGATTTGA
- a CDS encoding ABC transporter protein, putative (all_bases.cand.1462 - ABC transporter;~5 probable transmembrane helices predicted for TA13290 by TMHMM2.0 at aa 136-158, 178-200, 265-287, 291-313 and 377-399) codes for MYFPDKLYKCIKIYDNTLSIVFTNFNRGNIHNSKRFHHRNVKFIIKADFKLHNYHTSARNAGNILVQNNFKTLGSQFRGFKPDYTNLLLPSTTLHLNRNLCRFFSSNLDKLPTKKYGLSKIMSLLWPSDTRSKLRILFSMVFLLSAKLSLISVPLFLTSLINSIIKPPNDSFGIIPKLEMVGVSFPEMYIPYVYLFGFVFSKISSSLFNELRNSLFSTVTERSARENASKMFMNIHNLDIDFLIQSKSGEVSAVFSRGIRAISQILRITVFQVVPVILEFSLVTALLCYKVGPMIATISSLTVILYLLFTTLVTRRRMIIRKEMADADRKASGLFLDSITNAEAVRYYNSQIKELERYSNQQMDYEKHSVDVQKSLAFLNFGQQFIFNCGLFLSLFLTLGDITKGLAKFDNFIIVNTLLFQIGVPLNMIGTMYREVKLSFIDLQKFLDLVGVKPKVYELPEAKDLVLSQGKIEFKNVNYFYPTTENDPHIILDDFSLTIPPGKTIAIVGDSGSGKSTICKLLFRFYDPNSGSILIDGQDIKTVTLKSLRNTLGIVPQDVVLFNESIAFNISYGKPDATLDDVMRASKLAGIHDTIMGFPDGYDTIVGERGMMLSGGEKQRIGIARCFLKDPQVLLFDEATSSLDFKAESQIIKTFKEMGSNKTTLMIAHRLSSMLIADEIVVFHKGKIVEMGTPLELWNKTGYFRQIVNSFNLKSKSDETTR; via the exons ATGTATTTCCCTGATAAGTTGTAcaaatgtattaaaatatatgacAACACACTATCGATTGTTTTTACCAACTTTAACCGTGGAAATATCCACAATTCTAAAAGATTTCACCATCGCAAcgttaaatttatcattaaagCCGATTTTAAACTACACAATTATCATACTAGTGCCAGAAATGCCGGAAATATACTCgtacaaaataatttcaagaCACTCGGGTCCCAATTTAGAGGATTCAAACCAGACTACACGAATCTTCTGCTCCCATCAACAACCTTACACCTAAATAGGAATTTATGCAGATTCTTTTCCTCAAACCTAGATAAATTACCTACAAAAAAATATGGATTGTCGAAAATTATGAGCCTTTTGTGGCCATCTGATACCAGATCAAAGCTGAGAATTCTGTTCAGTATGGTATTTCTGCTTTCAGCAAAACTGTCTCTAATTTCAGTCCCACTGTTTCTTACATCACTAATTAACTCCATAATTAAACCACCGAATGATTCTTTTGGAATAATCCCGAAGCTTGAAATGGTTGGCGTATCCTTCCCAGAGATGTACATCCCATACGTGTATTTGTTTGGTTTCGTATTTTCAAAGATTTCATCATCACTATTTAACGAACTGAGGAACTCATTGTTTAGCACAGTGACTGAACGCTCAGCGAGAGAAAACGCATCGAAAATGTTCATGAACATACATAACCTTGACATCGACTTTTTAATCCAGTCGAAATCCGGAGAAGTATCAGCAGTATTTTCTAGAGGAATAAGAGCAATCTCACAGATCCTGAGAATCACAGTTTTCCAAGTAGTCCCAGTGATTCTTGAATTCTCGCTAGTAACCGCGTTGTTATGCTACAAAGTCGGCCCTATGATTGCGACAATATCATCACTGACTGTGATTTTGTACCTACTTTTCACAACCCTAGTTACCAGAAGGAGGATGATCATCAGAAAAGAAATGGCAGACGCAGACAGAAAGGCATCCGGCCTTTTCCTTGATTCCATTACTAACGCTGAAGCAGTTAGATACTATAACTCACAGATAAAGGAACTGGAAAGGTATTCAAACCAACAAATGGATTATGAAAAACACTCAGTGGACGTACAAAAGAGTCTAGCTTTCCTAAACTTTGGACAACAGTTTATTTTCAACTGCGGCTTGTTCCTTTCACTTTTTTTAACACTTGGAGATATCACAAAGGGACTAGCAAagtttgataattttatcatcGTTAACACTCTACTGTTCCAGATTGGAGTCCCCCTTAACATGATAGGCACAATGTACCGAGAAGTTAAACTGAGTTTCATTGATTTGCAAAAATTTTTGGACCTCGTAGGAGTGAAACCTAAAGTGTACGAACTACCCGAAGCCAAGGATCTAGTTCTCTCACAGGGGAAAATCGAGTTCAAGAACGTTAACTACTTCTACCCAACCACCGAAAATGACCCTCACATAATTCTTGACGACTTTTCCCTAACAATTCCTCCAGGCAAGACTATAGCGATTGTCGGAGACTCAGGCTCCGGAAAGAGCacaatttgtaaattattattccgCTTCTATGACCCTAATTCTGGATCAATCTTAATAGACGGTCAGGATATAAAGACCGTGACTCTGAAGTCGTTAAG aaacACGTTGGGAATTGTACCTCAGGATGTGGTTCTGTTTAATGAATCAATCGCCTTTAACATTTCATACGGTAAACCCGACGCCACATTGGATGATGTTATG agGGCTTCAAAACTGGCTGGTATCCATGATACCATTATGGGCTTCCCTGATGGATATGACACAATTGTCGGAGAACGAGGAATGATGTTAAGTGGAGGTGAAAAGCAGAGGATTGGTATTGCTCGGTGCTTTCTAAAGGACCCTCAAGTACTGCTTTTCGATGAGGCTACAAGTTCACTTGACTTTAAGGCAGAGTCACAAATCATAAAG acTTTTAAGGAGATGGGCTCCAATAAAACCACTCTTATGATCGCGCACAGGTTATCTTCAATGTTGATAGCTGATGAAATCGTCGTTTTCCACAAGGGGAAAATCGTTGAAATGGGGACACCTCTTGAGCTCTGGAACAAGACTGGCTATTTCAGACAAAttgtaaattcatttaatttaaagtCCAAAAGTGATGAAACGACAcgttaa
- a CDS encoding uncharacterized protein (all_bases.C.cand.353 - hypothetical protein, pf13_0274, DUF254 motif) codes for MVFDVYGLTFAGKPLFSSRKESEVSLTFYGTISAIASKVSSLLSDYSEQDCLRYVTVGKLHFTYLERGPLCYFSISDNGYSPLIVYKILCVIHLQVVSILTRGVERILIKRPSYDVQNLLGGTQNIIDKLMDNMSGCLGLIEGYAYEALPLSQITRNLLSSYFTKFRTDNIISVKKSGDGYNVKDHDFVPNGYFYRYQYTHRIAVVTTAGKLDAYIAFTYGYVNYIEPEIGIVCISTSGEQEQFYNISRHLEDSKRLMTESKCLDDLRSSLLATPLEFPSGGDLSCEILHLMFYSKKLGQFFSSAFKTSSCGNMTKYILSSYRTVVEFLYNSDYRKSALFSYEYLNVYVEYNNDYNMYLATVPWTEITTDFINKIVSYVNKHFNFLFITKIQQISKRD; via the exons ATGGTTTTCGATGTTTACGGTCTCACATTCGCTGGAAAACCTCTTTTTTCAAG TCGGAAGGAATCAGAAGTTTCCTTGACATTTTACG GAACCATCTCTGCTATCGCCTCTAAGGTCTCGAGTCTACTCTCGGACTATTCAGAACAAGATTGTTTACGCTACGTAACGGTGGGTAAATTACATTTTACATATCTTGAGAGAGGACCTTTATGCTACTTCTCAATATCAGATAACGGTTACTCGCCACTGATAGTTTACAAGATTCTATGCGTGATTCACTTACAG GTCGTATCAATACTGACCAGAGGTGTTGAACGGATACTCATCAAAAGGCCCTCGTACGACGTCCAGAATTTATTAGGAGGAACACAGAATATTATCGATAAGTTGATGGATAACATGAGCGGATGCCTAGGATTAATTGAAGGCTATGCATACGAAGCGCTTCCACTCTCACAAATCACAAGAAACCTCCTGTCGTCATACTTCACCAAATTTAGGACAGATAACATAAT TAGTGTCAAAAAGAGTGGCGATGGTTACAATGTCAAAGACCATGACTTTGTGCCCAATGG aTATTTCTACCGTTATCAATACACTCATCGCATCGCAGTCGTTACAACAGCAGGAAAGCTGGACGCCTATAT AGCTTTCACCTACGGATACGTCAATTATATTGAGCCGGAAATAGGCATTGTTTGCATATCAACCTCAGGAGAGCAGGAGCAGTTTTACAATATTTCTAGACATTTGGAGGATTCCAAACGTCTTATGACAGAGTCCAAGTGCCTGGACGACTTAAGATCGTCACTGCTTGCGACGCCTCTGGAATTTCCATCAGGAGGAGATTTATCATGCGAAATACTACATCTGATGTTCTACTCCAAGAAATTGGGCCAGTTCTTCTCCTCAGCGTTTAAAACTAGCTCCTGCGGGAATATGACCAAATACATACTCTCGTCATACAGAACGGTGGTTGAGTTCCTATACAACTCAGACTACAGAAAGTCTGCATTATTTTCATACGAA tatTTGAATGTGTACGTCGAGTATAACAACGACTACAATATGTACTTGGCCACGGTGCCATGGACAGAAATCACAACTGACTTCATAAACAAAATCGTTTCATACGTTAACAAACATTTTAACTTTCTATTCATCACTAAAATACAACAAATATCCAAAAGGGACtaa
- a CDS encoding exonuclease, putative (chr2.C.cand.273 - hypothetical protein, exonuclease domain) yields MQNGFLKYDEWNDLIWIYNSISPSVTYNISGSLIGLNHEDKTIKHIHSLKTNSDAYNIVDDYNCYCGCYDNTINSLGVYEEYLLVGKSKDLYVVSKDGYRVMKVLCSSAKEEITLANTMHISCAVFPTTKNDPKIVLSNNSDELYFIDACKGQIKSKLNAQIENSMEYRDKITSISDFMSNQSNSSCYYSYQPEYPTYESPDYSSVQYPTEYKNQDSKYGQYTPSTSNDSPSFGEKQTFSFSSIAEKYGDINSIPEFVPSSYSFTHETNENAYEHNNNSNEYYTSNSFGYKSANSYGTFGTGYNYQNMPSTKEYVERENGSITLEWILSEMKPSIMLQNDFVDSTCIGTCSGILHIVDNRINKIVSSVCSHSNPVYSISASNNTIATTSCTLYPCQNTCTYPYNTQSSYNSGFMTLFDPVLCLYDIRMMKSFSMVFHRPLSNLFIVPKSDRLFAMSPDGKIFDFKISTLEYKMALEPTTGSGFQYGLEVVGNLSGDSLEVFVSDSTYNFESLKLPNELKEDFGYSSEKLPRNLSEIPISENREYNNTPFASMVGTFEGDVAHTFVQMFFFLPKLSSIQYHICELSNCITCQIGFGLHNLQVYYDNNKETSKDTTDSKIRKFSNNLLYVTQLQELMLIENEPTLKTPIHLFLWVLEKMSNEMYNYYNKNNLKVTTSLIKDLFSFSKKTISRCRNYDHVNVVVNVGNYCVDYSESSETPKNNRTVSNNTSFDYCKECNKVVECVIEIEYLSSPNLLLIDFINYRVENIPRELVFNDHKYNLECFYFTLPAENLHYRSLACIKLPQNFKTEDYNWILINDGIVMYVDEDDDVFNFTKNCKILLFAIYSKASTEESGEDKNHNENFVGIEEIIPCANVENNIVSIKNRLVPLPYPTKKIPVPPYVLLSEHNIAHNPLAHNKIKTFTPISIHELNLIQESNFMFALDIEYVKTDLKNTPVNDSSNEKSSFIVNEDENNYLYSLARVTAIRANDDNLHGVPFLDHYILNNKPPKDYNTRFSGIRSGDLELKSSLHWLTTHKLIYLKLRYLIDNGCKVIGHGLEQDLRILNICVPSGCVIDTLELFWIPGKRYMSLQFLSYHILNQKIQVSEHNSIEDAKTSLHLYK; encoded by the exons ATGCAAAACGGGTTTCTAAAATATGATGAATGGAATGATCTAATCTGGATATACAACTCCATCTCACCTTCTGTAACATATAACATATCAGGATCTTTAATTGGTTTAAACCATGAAGACAAGACTATAAAACATATACATAGCTTGAAAACAAACAGCGACGCCTACAATATCGTAGATGATTATAATTGTTATTGCGGATGTTACGATAACACAATTAACTCACTGGGTGTTTACGAGGAGTATCTGTTGGTAGGTAAATCTAAGGATTTGTATGTGGTTTCTAAGGACGGATACAGAGTTATGAAAGTGCTGTGTTCATCAGCTAAAGAAGAAATAACATTAGCAAATACGATGCATATTTCCTGTGCCGTATTCCCAACGACCAAAAATGACCCAAAAATTGTACTTTCAAACAACTCAGACGAGTTGTATTTTATTGATGCGTGTAAAGGACAAATCAAGTCTAAATTAAATGCACAAATCGAAAACTCAATGGAATACAGAGATAAGATAACATCAATTTCAGACTTCATGTCAAACCAGTCGAACAGCTCGTGCTATTATTCATATCAGCCTGAGTATCCAACATACGAATCACCAGATTATTCAAGTGTTCAATATCCCACagaatataaaaatcaGGATTCAAAGTATGGACAATACACCCCAAGCACCTCAAACGACTCGCCATCATTTGGAGAAAAACAAACGTTCAGTTTTAGTTCCATCGCTGAAAAGTACGGAGATATTAACTCAATACCGGAATTCGTACCATCAAGTTATTCATTTACACATGAAACAAATGAAAATGCATATGAACACAATAACAATTCTAACGAATACTACACTTCAAACTCATTTGGGTATAAATCTGCTAATAGCTACGGAACATTTGGTACGGGATATAATTACCAAAACATGCCTTCAACTAAGGAATATGTCGAGAGGGAAAATGGATCTATAACCTTGGAGTGGATACTGAGTGAGATGAAGCCGTCTATTATGCTCCAAAATGATTTTGTAGACTCGACTTGTATAGGAACATGTTCAGGGATTTTACACATAGTCGATAACAGAATTAACAAGATAGTTTCCTCAGTGTGTTCACACAGTAACCCAGTTTACTCAATTTCAGCCTCCAACAACACGATAGCAACTACTTCCTGCACATTGTATCCGTGCCAAAACACATGCACATACCCATACAACACCCAAAGCTCCTATAACTCAGGTTTCATGACACTTTTCGACCCAGTGCTCTGCCTCTACGACATAAGAATGATGAAGAGCTTTAGCATGGTCTTCCACAGACCACTCTCTAACCTTTTCATAGTGCCGAAAAGCGATAGGCTATTCGCAATGTCACCCGACGGGAAAATCTTTGATTTCAAAATCAGTACTTTGGAGTATAAAATGGCGTTAGAACCAACTACTGGTTCAGGATTTCAGTATGGTTTAGAAGTGGTAGGTAACTTATCGGGTGACAGTTTGGAAGTGTTTGTTAGTGATTCAACTTACAATTTTGAgtctttaaaattaccaaaCGAACTGAAAGAGGATTTTGGATACAGTAGCGAGAAGTTGCCGAGGAATTTGTCAGAAATCCCAATATCGGAAAACAGAGAATACAATAACACGCCATTCGCCTCAATGGTTGGGACCTTTGAAGGAGATGTCGCACACACATTCGTGCAAATGTTCTTTTTCCTGCCCAAACTGTCCTCAATCCAGTACCACATTTGCGAACTATCCAACTGCATAACGTGCCAAATAGGGTTTGGACTCCACAACCTTCAAGTATATTACGACAACAATAAGGAAACAAGTAAAGACACCACTGATAGTAAAATAAGGAAGTTCTCAAACAACCTGCTATATGTAACACAGCTGCAAGAACTCATGCTGATTGAAAACGAACCGACGCTGAAGACACCAATACACCTGTTTCTATGGGTGCTAGAAAAGATGAGTAACGAGATGTACAACTACTACAACAAAAATAATCTAAAGGTGACAACCAGCCTGATAAAGGACCTGTTTTCATTCTCCAAGAAGACAATTAGTAGATGCCGTAACTATGACCACGTGAACGTGGTTGTTAATGTGGGAAACTATTGTGTAGACTATTCTGAAAGTAGTGAAACACCCAAAAATAATAGGACTGTATCAAATAACACTTCATTTGATTACTGTAAGGAGTGCAACAAGGTAGTTGAATGTGTAATAGAAATAGAGTATTTGAGCAGTCCCAACTTACTGCTCATCGACTTCATCAACTACAGAGTTGAGAACATTCCCAGAGAATTGGTCTTCAATGACCACAAGTACAACCTCGAGTGCTTCTACTTCACACTACCAGCAGAGAATCTTCACTACAGGTCATTGGCATGCATCAAATTACcacaaaattttaag aCTGAAGATTATAATTGGATTCTAATCAATGATGGTATTGTAATGTATGTTGATGAAGACGATGATGTGTTCAACTTTACTAAAAATTGCAAAATTCTGCTCTTCGCAATTTACTCCAAGGCTAGCACAGAAGAAAGTGGTGAGGACAAAAATCATAATGAAAACTTTGTTGGGatagaagaaataataCCCTGCGCAAATGTAGAAAATAACATAGTTTCAATCAAGAACAGATTAGTTCCGTTACCCTATCCCACCAAGAAGATCCCGGTGCCACCTTATGTCCTGCTCTCTGAACATAACATTGCTCATAATCCTCTGGCtcataataaaataaaaaccTTCACTCCAATATCAATCCACGAGTTAAATCTGATTCAGGAGTCGAATTTCATGTTTGCGCTGGACATTGAGTATGTCAAAACTGACTTGAAGAACACCCCTGTCAATGACAGCTCAAATGAGAAATCTTCATTTATTGTTAATGAGGATGAGAACAATTACTTGTACTCTCTGGcaag GGTTACTGCAATTAGAGCAAATGATGATAATTTGCATGGAGTGCCTTTTTTGGATCACtacattttaaacaataaaCCTCCCAAGGATTACAACACCAG GTTTTCTGGCATCCGTTCCGGTGATTTGGAGCTCAAGTCTTCTCTACACTGGCTCACAACTCACAAACTCATTTACTTGAAGCTGAGGTACCTTATTGATAATGGCTGTAAGGTTATTGGTCATGGTCTTGAGCAGGACCTTCGGATTTTGAACATTTGTGTTCCCAGTGGCTGTGTGATTGACACTCTGGAGCTTTTCTGGATTCCTGGTAAGCGGTACATGTCTCTTCAGTTTCTGTCCTATCACATTTTGAACCAGAAGATCCAGGTTTCTGAGCACAACTCCATTGAGGACGCCAAGACATCACTTCATCTTTACAAGTAA
- a CDS encoding uncharacterized protein (all_bases.C.cand.352 - hypothetical membrane protein;~membrane protein, putative;~12 probable transmembrane helices predicted for TA13275 by TMHMM2.0 at aa 65-87, 102-124, 136-153, 158-180, 210-232, 242-264, 316-338, 353-375, 395-414, 424-446, 467-489 and 499-521), translating to MAVDNMLTSPLLDEDSSSYSDSFSSSNISQTDRLLLSVDDSIESLIDHGRSELNNVDTTTICKNYFYGQLANVMKSAVWWSMIGVLIKNFSSSYYGLSITRSIFNLALVMGSFVSNLIAEVVNIRKLLCFTTLCRLMIWSVLVPLFYTLSYFYDKMNYYWVFFVGLMLVDGFHISLSNTVDLDYEGIDRMSHQYNILIPDNLHQYMNNVYQLVFDFSFIFISVPISIIILLIDKFTNFDNKFILLFVFNMTFLVLSLASLSFYIFGMPIIRSTNYLAYSRNINLTFLTVMDEFCNKLRHVRDGFRIIYSRQYLFRNLLYFSFETSYENSIFLLIIPLICYDNLWFADLDVCGMNLFAVCLISMCKLGTSIYGIYVTYKIKNNSNHNLYISRKNTILRCLFFSSLSILLLPAVVLVRRYCPIKWASLFVMVLGLFLFFTFTTLPKINYSSILQYNISNHPLSYKLFDFVGTFITLVDALVIFSLSYVFRLPNGEVTFSHVLTYTGVIYVVYTVIQITLEVFKPL from the exons ATGGCCGTAGATAACATGCTAACCTCACCGCTCCTGGATGAAGATTCCTCTTCATATTCCGATTCGTTCTCATCCAGTAACATATCGCAAACAGACCGACTCCTTCTGTCAGTTGATGATTCCATTGAATCGTTAATCGATCATGGTCGCTCcgaattaaataatgtagATACCACAacaatttgtaaaaattatttctatGGACAACTAGCAAACGTAATGAAATCAGCAGTTTGGTGGAGTATGATTGGAGTCCtgattaaaaatttcagCTCCTCATATTATGGATTATCAATTACACGCTCAATTTTCAACTTGGCATTGGTGATGGGATCGTTCGTATCGAATTTGATTGCAGAA GTTGTTAATATTAGGAAACTGCTCTGTTTTACAACTTTGTGCAGGTTGATGATATGGTCAGTTCTAGTTCCATTGTTCTACACACTGTCAT ATTTTTATGACAAGATGAATTACTACTGGGTATTCTTTGTCGGCTTGATGCTGGTTGATGGGTTCCACATATCACTGTCCAACACAGTTGATTTGGACTATGAAGGGATTGACAGGATGTCACACCAGTACAACATACTGATCCCAGATAATTTACACCAGTACATGAACAACGTTTACCAGCTAGTGTTTGACTTTTCATTCATCTTCATATCAGTCCCAATCTCAATTATAATACTTTTAATAGATAAATTCACCAATTTTGACA ataaatttatactattgTTTGTGTTTAACATGACGTTTCTGGTTTTATCGCTGGCTTCCCTGTCCTTTTATATCTTTGGGATGCCAATTATAAGGTCGACGAACTACCTGGCGTACTCCAGGAATATCAACCTGACGTTCCTCACAGTCATGGACGAGTTCTGCAATAAGCTGAGGCACGTTAGAGATGGATTCAGAATAATCTACTCGAGGCAGTATTTGTTCAGGAACCTGCTCTACTTCTCGTTTGAAACGTCTTACGAAAATTCTATTTTTCTCCTTATCATACCACTGATAT gCTACGATAACTTGTGGTTCGCTGACTTGGACGTCTGCGGGATGAACCTGTTCGCAGTGTGCCTGATATCAATGTGTAAGCTGGGAACTAGCATATACGGGATCTACGTGACGTACAAAATCAAAAACAACTCAAACCACAACCTGTATATTTCAAGGAAGAATACTATTCTAAG ATGTTTGTTCTTCAGTAGCTTGAGCATACTGTTATTGCCTGCAGTTGTGTTGGTTCGAAGGTACTGTCCCATCAAGTGGGCGTCGCTGTTTGTGATGGTGCTTGGGTTATTTCTGTTCTTCACCTTCACCACCCTTCCCAAGATCAACTACTCCTCGATACTCCAGTACAACATTTCTAACCACCCCCTGTCCTACAAGCTGTTTGATTTCGTCGGGACCTTCATTACTCTGGTTGACGCTCTGGTCATATTCTCTCTCTCCTACGTCTTCAGGCTTCCGAACGGCGAGGTCACCTTCAGTCACGTGCTCACCTACACTGGTGTGATATACGTAGTGTATACAGTGATACAAATAACATTAGAAGTTTTTAAGCCACTTTAA